GGTGGTGCTGGGGTTGGTAAAACCGTTTTAATGAAAGAAATCATTTTCAACGTAAATAACAACAGTAAGCAAACAAGTAACATTTTCATCGGTTCAGGTGAACGTTCACGTGAAGGTATTGAACTTTACAATGAATTAAAAGAATCAAATTTATTACAAAATTCAATTATGTTTATTTCTAAAATGAACGAATCACCTGGAGCTAGAATGTCAATTGTACCAATTGGTATTACAGCTGCTGAATACTTAAGAGACCAAGATAAAGAAGATGTCTTATTATTTATTGACAATATTTATCGTTTTGTTCAAGCAGAAAATGAAGTTAGTTCATCATTAGGTAAAAAACCTTCTGTTGGTGGTTATCAATCAACTCTTGAAAGTGATGTCGCTAATGTTCAACACCGTTTATTCAAAAATGAAAATGGGGCTATTACTTCGTTCCAAACAATGTTCTTGCCTATGGATGATTTATCAGACCCATCAGCAGTTGCAGTTTTCAATCACTTAGATGGCAATTTAGTACTTTCTCGTGCACAAACAGCTAAAAATATTTTCCCTGCCTTTGACCCACTTGCTAGTCAATCAAACTCGGTGAATGAAAATATTATTGGTAAACGTCACTTTGATGCAATAATTGAAACCAAAAAAATTCTTAAAACATATAAAGATCTTGAAGATGTTATTCTAATCTTAGGATTTGACGAACTTGATGATGAAAGTAAAACAATAGTTAAAAAAGCATTACAATTGGAAAACTTCTTTACTCAAAACTTCTTCATGACTGAACACTTTACAAAGTCTCCTGGTCAATTTGTTAAAATTGAAGACACAGTTGAAAGTGTTTGAAAAATTCTTAATGGCGAATACATTAAACAAAGTCCAGAAATCTTTTCATATGTTGGATCAGCATTAGATATTCCAACTGATAAAGAATTAGGCCTATAATTTACCAATATATTCATTTTACAATTCAAAAAGACAAAAAAATCAAGCCAGAATTATGATAATACGGCTTGATTTTTAAATTATTTTTTCAAAAAAGAAAATAAAAAAAAGCAGCTCCCTATTTTCCCATCTCTGGTATCGTCGGCACTACAAGGCTTAACTACTGAGTTCGGAATGGATTCAGGTGATCCCTTGCGCTATAACCACTAGTAATATCTTACCATTAATTCAAAAAATGCAAAATATTTTTTAAATTTTTTTTATGTCGTTTTTATCGATTTCTTTTCACTGGCCAATTTTCAAATTTTCAGGTAATACTAAATTGCCAAATTCAATTCGTTTTAGGTATATTACATTCAAATTAAAATGTTTCATCATTCTTTTAACTTGGTGAAATTTACCTTCATAGATGGTTAAAAAACATTTGTTTTCATCAATATATTCAAATAAATATTTTTCAACTACAAAATCACCAATGTTTATTGGCATATTATATTTTTCAATATCAAAATCAATATTTTTATCAACTTCAATATAGTATTTCTTAGCTACGTGTTTTGAAGGCTTCAAAACACTGTTACTAAATTCACCATCATTTGTAATAATTAATAAACCCTCAGTATCTTTATCTAATCTACCAACACTAAAATATTTATTAGGATTTAAATCTAGTAAATCAAAAATAGTTTTATGCTTGGGATCATAATTCGCACAAATATAACCTGCGGGTTTATTTAGTAAAAAGTATCTATGTTCTTGAAATTCAACAATTTTTCCATCATAAAAAACCTGATCCTTTTCAGTGTCAACATTGATACTTTTAAAAATTAAAGTTCCATTCACACTAATTTTGCCATCTTTAATGTCTTTTTTTATTTCGCTTCGCGATTTATTAATAATGCTTGATAAATATTTCTCTATCCTCATATTTAACTCGAATAAATCTTATTTACAAAGTCTTTAAATGCTTGTGTATGTTTTTTGTTTATAGCAATGTAAAAACCCTTAACAGATGAATGAATATAGTTAATGTGTTTTGGATTGAATTCAAATTCGCGAACTTTTTCAATATTTTTTTCTATGATATTGGCTTGATTATCATATACAAATTTCCCATTTTCAATTTTAATAGGGAAAAATATTTTAGCATTTTCAACATTATTAATATTGGGGGTTAGTAAATTTGGAATTTCACTAGTGTAAATTAAAATGTTTTCTTTAAAAAAATCTTTGTTAAAAAAGCTAGAAATTTTAAAGATGTGCACATTATTCTTAGTTATTTCTAAATCAGCATCCTCATCAAACCCTGTATCATCAACAGTTTTATATTCTTCGTAAAAAATATAACCATTTAAAATATTAGAGGCTTGCAAGTCATTATCAATAAAAATTTGCTTGTTATTAATTTTGCTACTATTATAAAAATCAATAAAATGATAAATTTTTAACTCAGATTGTTTATTATTTGTTTCTACTTCTTTATTTTCTATTTTGTTTTCTTCTTCAATAGGTTTTTGATTATTTTTGCATGAAATAGCAATGAAAGGAATCGACAATAATGGAATTAAGTTTAATTTAAATTTCAAAATAGCCTCCATAACATAGTTATTGAATGATTATAATACAAAAAAGAAAATAAAAAAAGCAGCTCCCTATTTTCCCATCTCTGGTATCGTCGGCACTACAAGGCTTAACTACTGAGTTCGGAATGGATTCAGGTGATCCCTTGCGCTATAACCACTAGAAATATAATACACTAAATTTAAATTAATAAAAGAAAAAAAATAAATTTATTTTATTCCTTCTTAAAGTATATTGCACAAGTGATAAAGTCAGCGCATTTCAGCAACTATTTTGATAATCATGCGAAATAATAAACAAAAATTTCAATGAACTTTTGAATTGTTTTTTAGCTCTTATTAATATTGTGTGTAAATTAAAATCCGCCAATCTATAGCTTGGTGGATATATTTATTATTTTATGGATTAAGTTTAACTGTTTTGACATTATCACTTACTAATTTTTTAACAAAATCAGTTCTAATGTTGCCATTAAAGCCGTTTTTATAATCACCATGTCCTTCCATTAAGGCAACTGCGTTAGAGAATGTGTCAGTATAAGTAGCATCCCTAGTAAAAAGATAATTTATACCAATCAAATTAAAACTCGAATCAATTACTATTGAACCAGAAGAACCCGGACCTAAAATATTATGTCTTTGTTCATATGGAGCATATGTGTAAAGTTGTGAATGTTGAGTCAAAATGGTTTTAGCCATTCCGTGTTCACCTTGAATAAATGGTGAGTTATATTTCTTGTAATTATCTAAATGAGAATTCCAATCTTTGTTTTCATTTTCGTCATATTTAACTCATAACGATTGAAATACGTCTTTATTCACTACACGATTTTGTGTATTAATTACACCACCTGTTGACTTATTATATTTGAATGAGAAAGATGAAGGGCCAGTATAGTTTTGATTAAAGTTTTCATCAACATTTATTGGATAACCGCCATAGAATTGAGTTTTAATTGGGTGAAATAATTCATTTTTTCCAAGACCAATATATCAATCTTTTTCTTTTTCTGGTTCATAATCTAAAATGTATTGTAACTTAGGTAAGATATTTTTTAATGCGGATTTATGAATTTTTAAACGTAAAATAACAAAATCTGCTCCAGCATTTTTTGTGCCACCAATTCTTGAAGTTTGATCGTAAACTTCAAGATGTTTTTTACCTGTTTCAGCATCAATATCTCAAAAACCATCTGCATAATAACGAGGAGTGTAATATGGAGCAATTAAGTATTGTTCATAGGCTTTTGCGATTGGATAGTATTGGCCATTTTCAGAATTAACAAAGTTATTACCTTTTAAACTTCTAGTTTGATTACCACGGGTACCATAGAAGTAACCGCCTTCTCTAGGGGTTTTATCTTGATTAATTGGCCTAAACCCACCATTTCATTGACTGGCATTTGGTTTATTTGAATCAGCACTAAAGTATAGTGATTTGTCAAAAATTCTTCGCAAACTAAATACGTGAATATTTGTAGCCACTAAAAATTCGTAATAGCCTTCCTTTTCTGCTTCAGGGTTGATAACTCTATCAACAACCCACATAGTGCCGCTTTCATTTTTATATTGAATGCCTTTATCTTTTTCAAAGAAGTCTCTTTCTCAGCCCATTGCATATCAACTAAACATAAATGATCTATCATAAATATAATTGTAAAAATCATCATTATTTTTAAGATTATTCGCATTCTCTTTATTTATGTTAATTAAAAATTTTTCACCTGTAGAATTTTCAATTAATAAATCAATTGTTCCTTTTTCATCATCAAAATTTGCTCTAATGTTCTTTATATTATCTATTTGCAAATGTTTAGAAATTGATTCTAAACTTGCATAATAAAGAAATTGACTTAAATTTGAAGGTAAAAATCCAAAAGTATTTTTAGCAATTAAATCATTAATTATTTGTGATTTATCAATATTTTTTGCCGATAATTTGTCATTATCAGCAAATGTAGGTAGATAAACTTGTTTTACCATACCATTTATAGATAAAGATCTATTATAAAATTCTACCTTTTGGCGTTCATTTTCGCCATAATTGCCATAAACACCAATTTTATTTGTATAGTCTCAAAATTTATCTGACACATTTTTATCAAAAGCGTTGGTAAAATCTACAGGATTACCATGGTTGCCAGATTTTAGAAAATTATTTATCCCCAAAATTGCATCATTATAACTTTTAGTCATTTTATAAACTTGATTTGGTGAATTTTTTTGCAAATCTTCAACAGAAAGAAAATGACTATCTTCGCTTGAAATTAAAACACGAGGATTTTCTTTTTTAATTGGTTGTGTGGTGTCATTTGAATTATTGGGAGAAACAGGTTTGCTTGAATTATTTGAACCAGTATTTGGATTTGTTTTTTCTGGCTCATTAGGATTCTGAGGAGTATTATTTTTTCCTTGATCTAATTTTCCTGAACTGCCTTGATTTCTATTGATATCATTAGTTGGAGAAGTGCCTTCTTGAGGAGTTTTTCCAGGAGTGGTTGGTTTTACGGTACCGATTGAACTATCGCCTTTGCCTGCACCTGTAGTGGGCGGAGTAGGGTGTATAGTACTAGTTTTTGGATTTGTTTCTTTAACTTTAAATCCAGAAATTTGTAAAACTTTTGTATGCTTTATGTTTGGATTTGTTTTAGATAACAATTCAATAGAAATGTTGGCTAAATTTTTTGAATTATCACGCGAAATAATTAATATTTTTCCAACCTGAACACCATCATTATTTAATTCATGTGTAATGTCTTGTTCCTTCAGATCTTCTAAATAAATGTTTTGTTTATCTTTAACATCAACCTTTATATCAATATTCGATCAAACAATGTTGTTGTCTGACTGATTTTTTGTGCAAGATGTAGCAATAATTGCTGGTGAAATAATTGAAAACGCAAATAAAGGTAGTTTTAATTTCATATCCCCTCCAAATTTATATTTAATATAGCACTTTTTAGAAAATAAAAAAATGACTTACGTCATTTCGGTCAAATAAATGAAATGGTACGTCCTAGAGGATTCGAACCTCTGACCCAATGGTTAAAAGCCATTTGCTCTACCTGCTGAGCTAAGGACGCATTTTTCGTGGCATAAGCCATATGGTACCCAGAACTGGACTTGAACCAGCACGGTGTTACCACCGAGGGATTTTAAGTCCCTTGCGTCTACCTATTCCGCCACCTGGGCAACTTTAAAATTGCTACTTAATTATAAGGTATTTTAATTTTATGTAAAACATTTTTTTATTTTTTTTATATTGATTATTTTTTTGTAAAAATGGAAAAATAAATTGATTTTTGCTAGCAAATAATTGTTTTTTTAATTTATTAAAATTTTAAAGAAATAAAATGTTTTTTCTTTGTAGTATTTGTTTTAATGCTATTATTAATAAGTATCTTTTTCAACAAGATACACAGTGTTATCCTTTTTTAATATCTTAATTTATTTTTTATACGTGTAACAGCCTATTTTAGGTTGTTTTTTATTATTTTGATAAAACTATTCATTAATTCCATTGAATAATTTGGGATTTTTTTTAATAAAAAAATATGCCTGCGCAGGCATATTTTTAGTCTTCAT
The genomic region above belongs to Mycoplasmopsis bovigenitalium and contains:
- a CDS encoding MSC_0618 family F1-like ATPase beta subunit is translated as MTGKILQFNSDVLDIQFSASKLPKVNHLLTLHDSKTYLLVKRIVSDTVVKAIVIYAAQPIALDDKVTNTNKSFMVPVGVNSKNNIYSFEGKPLLKSTITPKYVEMNSTINHNKFINTNTEIIQTGIKAIDFFIPIVKGYKIGIFGGAGVGKTVLMKEIIFNVNNNSKQTSNIFIGSGERSREGIELYNELKESNLLQNSIMFISKMNESPGARMSIVPIGITAAEYLRDQDKEDVLLFIDNIYRFVQAENEVSSSLGKKPSVGGYQSTLESDVANVQHRLFKNENGAITSFQTMFLPMDDLSDPSAVAVFNHLDGNLVLSRAQTAKNIFPAFDPLASQSNSVNENIIGKRHFDAIIETKKILKTYKDLEDVILILGFDELDDESKTIVKKALQLENFFTQNFFMTEHFTKSPGQFVKIEDTVESVWKILNGEYIKQSPEIFSYVGSALDIPTDKELGL
- a CDS encoding pseudouridine synthase, with protein sequence MRIEKYLSSIINKSRSEIKKDIKDGKISVNGTLIFKSINVDTEKDQVFYDGKIVEFQEHRYFLLNKPAGYICANYDPKHKTIFDLLDLNPNKYFSVGRLDKDTEGLLIITNDGEFSNSVLKPSKHVAKKYYIEVDKNIDFDIEKYNMPINIGDFVVEKYLFEYIDENKCFLTIYEGKFHQVKRMMKHFNLNVIYLKRIEFGNLVLPENLKIGQWKEIDKNDIKKI
- a CDS encoding MAG2960 family serine endopeptidase lipoprotein: MKLKLPLFAFSIISPAIIATSCTKNQSDNNIVWSNIDIKVDVKDKQNIYLEDLKEQDITHELNNDGVQVGKILIISRDNSKNLANISIELLSKTNPNIKHTKVLQISGFKVKETNPKTSTIHPTPPTTGAGKGDSSIGTVKPTTPGKTPQEGTSPTNDINRNQGSSGKLDQGKNNTPQNPNEPEKTNPNTGSNNSSKPVSPNNSNDTTQPIKKENPRVLISSEDSHFLSVEDLQKNSPNQVYKMTKSYNDAILGINNFLKSGNHGNPVDFTNAFDKNVSDKFWDYTNKIGVYGNYGENERQKVEFYNRSLSINGMVKQVYLPTFADNDKLSAKNIDKSQIINDLIAKNTFGFLPSNLSQFLYYASLESISKHLQIDNIKNIRANFDDEKGTIDLLIENSTGEKFLININKENANNLKNNDDFYNYIYDRSFMFSWYAMGWERDFFEKDKGIQYKNESGTMWVVDRVINPEAEKEGYYEFLVATNIHVFSLRRIFDKSLYFSADSNKPNASQWNGGFRPINQDKTPREGGYFYGTRGNQTRSLKGNNFVNSENGQYYPIAKAYEQYLIAPYYTPRYYADGFWDIDAETGKKHLEVYDQTSRIGGTKNAGADFVILRLKIHKSALKNILPKLQYILDYEPEKEKDWYIGLGKNELFHPIKTQFYGGYPINVDENFNQNYTGPSSFSFKYNKSTGGVINTQNRVVNKDVFQSLWVKYDENENKDWNSHLDNYKKYNSPFIQGEHGMAKTILTQHSQLYTYAPYEQRHNILGPGSSGSIVIDSSFNLIGINYLFTRDATYTDTFSNAVALMEGHGDYKNGFNGNIRTDFVKKLVSDNVKTVKLNP